A single window of Thermotoga sp. DNA harbors:
- a CDS encoding sugar ABC transporter substrate-binding protein, which produces SHGGPADPFWAVVMKGLRDAGEKYGVETVYLGPEKYSLKEFIDLVNSAIARKPDGLIVTITNPVALDEPLRKAIKMGIPVVAINVPDTRSPEEAIPYLVYVGMDEYLAGVYAARRMLQEFTPKRAVIAIHEPGHAGLEARAKGIMDVLSEKNIPVEKLDITTDPTKALSIMKSYLMKHPDTDAIFTLGPLGAHPAIQLVEEEGLKGKVKIGAMDLTTKVIEAIKDGTVLFTIDQQQYLQGYLPVVFLYLYKEYGLIPREKVLTGPSIVDKSNVDVVEKTVREGYR; this is translated from the coding sequence TCGCATGGAGGACCTGCTGATCCGTTCTGGGCAGTAGTTATGAAAGGTTTAAGGGATGCTGGCGAAAAGTATGGAGTAGAGACGGTTTACCTTGGGCCAGAGAAATATTCTTTGAAAGAGTTCATCGATCTTGTAAACAGTGCTATCGCCAGGAAGCCTGACGGTTTAATTGTCACAATAACCAATCCCGTGGCTTTGGATGAACCTCTGAGAAAAGCCATAAAAATGGGTATTCCGGTGGTGGCGATAAACGTGCCAGACACAAGGTCACCTGAGGAAGCCATACCGTACCTAGTTTACGTCGGCATGGATGAATATCTGGCAGGAGTTTATGCTGCCAGAAGAATGTTACAAGAGTTCACTCCAAAAAGAGCCGTTATTGCCATTCACGAGCCTGGACACGCTGGTTTGGAAGCAAGAGCAAAGGGTATTATGGACGTTCTCTCCGAAAAGAACATTCCCGTTGAAAAGCTCGACATCACAACAGACCCCACGAAAGCGCTGAGCATTATGAAGAGTTACCTCATGAAGCATCCCGATACTGATGCCATTTTCACTCTTGGGCCATTGGGAGCGCATCCTGCCATTCAACTTGTTGAAGAGGAAGGTTTAAAAGGAAAAGTAAAGATAGGAGCCATGGACCTTACAACCAAGGTCATAGAAGCTATAAAAGATGGTACTGTGCTTTTCACCATAGACCAGCAGCAGTATCTCCAGGGTTATCTACCCGTCGTGTTTCTTTACCTTTACAAGGAATATGGTCTCATACCACGTGAGAAGGTACTCACCGGTCCTTCTATTGTTGACAAGAGCAATGTGGACGTTGTAGAAAAAACGGTCAGGGAGGGTTACAGATAA
- a CDS encoding ABC transporter permease, with the protein MINVSHSGSKSLMIRFPLMKELGAIVGIVVFFILFSVLSDRFLSIDNLASIFTMASELGIVAIGITLLMISGEFDLSVGSVYAVVPMVMAILINKGQPDGIALIISLLLGASLGLLNGIVTLKTGIPSFITTLGTMMFWRGILLAVTGGFPIMLERSSEVLNVFGGRIVGGLRYSGVWFIVLAVVFWIILERTCYGNWVFATGGNLGAAKALGIPTDRVKIVNFVISSLLAGLAGITTFGRFKIVDPTLGQGMELEAIASAVIGGTLLSGGFGSVLGTFIGAFMIGMVRSGLVLAGAPAYWYRAFIGVILIVAAIINARIRKKVAG; encoded by the coding sequence ATGATAAACGTTAGTCACTCTGGTTCTAAGTCGTTGATGATCAGGTTTCCTCTCATGAAAGAATTGGGGGCAATCGTAGGGATAGTGGTCTTTTTCATTCTGTTTTCTGTTTTATCGGATCGGTTCTTGAGCATAGATAACCTTGCTTCAATTTTTACTATGGCTTCGGAGTTAGGGATAGTTGCTATTGGCATTACCCTCCTCATGATATCGGGGGAATTCGATCTTTCTGTGGGTTCTGTGTACGCTGTGGTACCAATGGTTATGGCGATACTTATAAACAAAGGGCAACCCGACGGCATAGCTTTGATAATATCGCTGCTTTTGGGAGCATCTTTAGGATTGTTGAACGGTATCGTCACACTGAAAACAGGCATTCCTTCGTTCATCACCACTCTTGGGACTATGATGTTCTGGAGAGGGATTCTTTTAGCCGTTACCGGCGGATTTCCCATAATGCTTGAAAGAAGCAGCGAAGTTCTTAACGTATTCGGAGGCAGAATAGTGGGTGGTTTGAGGTATTCAGGGGTTTGGTTCATAGTTCTGGCTGTTGTTTTCTGGATAATACTTGAGAGGACTTGCTATGGAAACTGGGTCTTTGCAACGGGTGGTAACCTTGGTGCGGCGAAAGCCTTGGGAATACCAACGGACAGAGTGAAAATTGTTAATTTTGTCATCAGCAGTCTTTTAGCAGGGTTGGCTGGAATTACCACATTTGGGAGATTCAAGATAGTTGATCCCACGCTGGGGCAGGGAATGGAACTCGAAGCCATAGCTTCCGCTGTAATCGGTGGTACCCTTCTGTCAGGAGGATTCGGAAGTGTCCTGGGGACCTTCATAGGGGCATTTATGATAGGGATGGTTCGAAGTGGTCTGGTTCTGGCGGGGGCTCCAGCTTACTGGTATAGAGCCTTTATAGGTGTTATTTTAATAGTTGCCGCTATAATAAACGCCAGGATAAGAAAGAAGGTGGCAGGATGA
- a CDS encoding ATP-binding cassette domain-containing protein yields the protein MSEFLVEMRGIRKSFGGVQALKGVDFWVRRNEIVGLLGDNGAGKSTLIKILVGYYQPDEGEIYFEGKRVAFKSPWDSRRLGIETVYQDLALVNLMPIWRNFFLGREIVKGPFGTLDVKRMKKITVGALKDVGIFVRSPDETVAFLSGGERQAIAIARAIHFGAKLLILDEPTAALSVGETQRVLEHILEAKRRGIAVIFITHNIYHVYEVADRFVLLEKGEKIGDLEKTETTPEKIMEIIAASSVGTMSR from the coding sequence ATGAGCGAATTCCTTGTAGAAATGCGTGGCATTAGAAAAAGCTTTGGGGGGGTTCAAGCTTTAAAGGGTGTAGACTTTTGGGTGAGAAGGAATGAAATAGTGGGTTTACTTGGAGACAATGGGGCAGGAAAGTCAACGTTGATCAAGATACTTGTCGGGTACTATCAGCCGGATGAAGGAGAAATATATTTTGAGGGAAAAAGAGTTGCTTTCAAGTCACCTTGGGATTCCCGAAGGCTTGGTATAGAAACGGTGTACCAGGACCTTGCTTTGGTCAATTTGATGCCTATCTGGAGGAATTTCTTTCTGGGGCGCGAGATTGTGAAAGGTCCCTTCGGAACACTGGATGTTAAAAGGATGAAGAAAATCACTGTAGGGGCTCTGAAAGATGTAGGAATATTCGTGAGATCCCCTGATGAAACAGTTGCCTTCCTATCTGGCGGTGAAAGACAAGCGATAGCAATTGCAAGGGCCATTCATTTCGGTGCCAAATTGTTGATACTCGACGAACCCACCGCTGCTCTCTCGGTTGGAGAGACTCAGAGGGTGCTGGAGCATATACTCGAAGCCAAGAGAAGAGGAATAGCAGTCATCTTCATAACTCACAATATCTATCATGTCTATGAAGTGGCCGACAGATTTGTATTGTTAGAAAAGGGAGAAAAGATTGGCGATCTTGAGAAAACAGAAACCACCCCTGAAAAGATCATGGAAATCATCGCTGCCTCGTCCGTTGGAACGATGTCTCGTTGA
- a CDS encoding TRAP transporter large permease gives MAGYIPGIMVGIAQMIVVYIIARKKNYPRAEKVPLKEALRIARDSILGLLVAVIIIVGIVAGIFTATEASVVAVVYAMVITLFVYRSLDLKSLVTVFKNATLTIAQVLFLIANASAFSYIMAYLRIPYTVAHELLQITDNKYLLMLLINGVLLVLGMIMDMAPLILIVTPILLPIVTQLGWSPIQFGIILLLNLSIGLCTPPVGNTLFVGCAVGKTTIEKVMKAIWPFYIAMIVVLLLVTYVPWFTMFLGSKFSG, from the coding sequence ATGGCAGGATACATTCCAGGAATAATGGTCGGCATTGCTCAAATGATTGTGGTTTACATAATCGCCAGAAAAAAGAATTATCCCAGAGCAGAGAAAGTACCTTTGAAAGAGGCTCTTCGAATTGCTAGAGACTCAATCCTTGGTCTTCTGGTAGCTGTCATCATCATAGTAGGAATCGTTGCTGGTATATTCACAGCCACCGAGGCATCAGTGGTTGCTGTAGTATACGCCATGGTGATAACCCTGTTTGTTTATAGGAGCTTGGATCTCAAAAGTTTGGTGACTGTTTTTAAGAACGCTACTCTAACAATCGCACAAGTGTTGTTTTTAATAGCCAATGCCTCCGCTTTCAGTTACATTATGGCGTATTTGAGAATACCGTACACTGTTGCGCATGAACTTCTCCAAATAACCGATAATAAGTATCTTCTAATGCTATTGATTAATGGCGTGCTCTTGGTTTTGGGGATGATCATGGACATGGCTCCTTTGATACTTATAGTCACTCCTATTTTGCTGCCAATAGTCACGCAACTGGGATGGTCACCCATACAATTCGGTATCATCTTGCTTTTGAATCTCTCAATTGGCCTGTGTACACCACCGGTTGGTAATACCTTGTTTGTAGGATGCGCTGTAGGGAAGACAACCATAGAAAAAGTTATGAAAGCAATCTGGCCGTTTTATATAGCTATGATAGTCGTGCTGCTACTTGTAACCTACGTCCCATGGTTTACCATGTTCCTGGGTAGCAAATTCAGTGGCTGA
- the gndA gene encoding NADP-dependent phosphogluconate dehydrogenase → MKSNIGLIGLAVMGQNLALNIARKGYKVSVFNRTARRTEEFVKSRVKNEEIEPHYSIKEFVGSLERPRKIILMVKAGKPVDDTISQLLPYLESEDLIIDGGNSHYLDTERRFKDLTEKGFFFLGMGVSGGEYGALHGPSLMPGGSREAYGLVEEVLLKIAAKTEDGPCCTYVGERSAGHFVKMVHNGIEYVIMQSIAEIYHIMRNVLNLSPDEMSGVFEEWNSGELNSFLVEITYKILRKKDEETGKPMVDMILDKAEQKGTGKWSSQAALDLGIPTPSINLAVVERIISHFKEKRVKLSKLYNKRRNPSRGKSELLKDLESALYFSMLTAFSQGMWLITEASREFGYGINLSEVLRIWKGGCIIRAKLIDTLRKYVSSDNPYFLENEDVISLLKDRVDSLKRVLKMAIDSEMPVPVLSSAYNYFMSLTEERLPANLIQAQRDFFGAHTFERVDKEGVFHINWEEGEIE, encoded by the coding sequence ATGAAATCCAACATTGGTCTTATAGGTCTTGCGGTGATGGGACAGAATCTTGCTTTGAATATTGCAAGAAAGGGCTACAAAGTTTCTGTTTTCAACAGAACAGCGCGAAGAACAGAAGAGTTCGTAAAGAGTCGGGTAAAAAACGAAGAAATAGAGCCTCATTACAGTATAAAAGAGTTTGTGGGGTCTCTTGAAAGGCCAAGAAAGATCATCCTGATGGTGAAAGCAGGAAAACCTGTTGACGATACTATTTCTCAGCTTCTTCCCTATCTTGAGTCGGAAGATTTGATTATAGACGGTGGAAATTCTCACTATCTGGATACAGAAAGACGTTTCAAGGATCTCACCGAAAAGGGATTCTTTTTTCTTGGGATGGGAGTCTCGGGTGGTGAGTATGGAGCCCTTCATGGACCTTCTCTTATGCCCGGTGGGAGCAGAGAGGCGTACGGTTTGGTTGAGGAAGTTCTTCTGAAGATCGCCGCAAAGACGGAGGACGGACCCTGTTGCACTTACGTTGGTGAAAGGTCTGCTGGTCACTTCGTGAAAATGGTCCACAACGGGATAGAATACGTCATCATGCAATCGATAGCGGAAATCTATCACATTATGAGAAATGTTCTGAACCTTTCTCCTGATGAGATGTCTGGTGTCTTCGAAGAGTGGAACTCTGGAGAGCTCAACTCTTTCCTCGTGGAGATCACATACAAGATCTTGAGAAAAAAGGACGAAGAGACGGGAAAACCGATGGTTGACATGATACTGGACAAAGCAGAGCAAAAGGGAACTGGAAAGTGGTCGTCTCAGGCAGCTCTCGACCTTGGAATTCCCACTCCCTCCATAAACCTGGCCGTGGTTGAAAGGATAATCTCCCATTTCAAAGAGAAAAGAGTGAAGCTTTCAAAACTGTATAATAAAAGAAGAAACCCTTCACGGGGAAAAAGTGAACTGTTGAAAGACCTCGAAAGCGCACTTTATTTCTCCATGCTTACAGCGTTTTCTCAGGGAATGTGGTTGATCACGGAAGCATCGAGAGAGTTCGGTTACGGAATAAACCTTTCCGAAGTGCTGAGAATATGGAAGGGAGGATGTATCATAAGAGCGAAGTTGATAGACACATTGAGGAAATACGTGTCCAGTGACAACCCTTACTTTTTGGAGAATGAAGACGTGATCTCTCTTCTGAAAGATCGCGTAGACTCCCTGAAGAGGGTTCTGAAGATGGCGATAGACAGTGAGATGCCGGTTCCCGTTCTGAGCTCCGCTTACAACTATTTCATGAGTCTGACGGAAGAAAGGCTCCCTGCAAACCTCATTCAGGCTCAAAGAGATTTCTTCGGAGCACACACGTTCGAAAGAGTGGACAAAGAGGGTGTGTTCCACATCAACTGGGAGGAAGGAGAGATAGAATGA
- a CDS encoding GntR family transcriptional regulator, giving the protein MKKIEVDLVRTKVYNLLKRMILNHELKLGEKLNVRELSEKLGISFTPVRDALLQLASEGLVKVVPRVGFFVTEVDEKFIRETIETRIMMEVFCLENYFESVARFQELLDIKEEIENVEKSLKRDLFDDSDERLHKLFIKASGNELIISLYEKIWDRIDLVRHLNERYIVSNREHKELIENILRGDREGAIEKLKEHLRNVEMETIKNLYAYERG; this is encoded by the coding sequence ATGAAAAAGATCGAAGTGGATCTTGTGAGAACGAAGGTCTACAACCTCCTTAAAAGAATGATACTGAATCACGAGTTGAAACTGGGAGAAAAGCTCAACGTGAGAGAGCTTTCTGAGAAACTTGGAATAAGCTTCACACCGGTGAGGGATGCTCTCCTCCAGCTGGCTTCTGAAGGTCTTGTGAAGGTGGTTCCAAGGGTTGGGTTCTTCGTTACAGAGGTTGATGAGAAGTTCATAAGAGAAACGATAGAAACGAGGATCATGATGGAAGTTTTCTGTCTTGAAAATTACTTCGAAAGCGTCGCCCGATTCCAGGAACTTCTGGACATAAAAGAAGAGATAGAAAACGTTGAAAAAAGTTTGAAAAGAGATCTGTTCGATGACTCTGATGAGAGGCTCCACAAACTTTTCATCAAAGCATCCGGAAACGAGCTCATTATCTCTCTGTACGAGAAGATATGGGACCGTATAGATCTTGTGAGGCATTTGAATGAGAGATACATCGTCTCGAACAGGGAGCACAAAGAGCTCATAGAGAATATCCTGCGTGGTGACAGAGAAGGCGCTATTGAGAAATTGAAAGAGCACCTGAGAAACGTGGAGATGGAAACCATAAAGAACCTGTACGCGTACGAAAGAGGGTGA
- a CDS encoding tagaturonate epimerase family protein — protein sequence MVLQVFNEHFGRGYTVYEKSYREKEGLSFFLAKGEEGKVLVVVGQNVPRFSFFKKHRVNGKEFFFCKPNHENLEILRGIFPDLKPIRAGLKPSFGTGDRLGITTPAHVRALRGSGLFPVFAQQSVRENERTGRIWRNVLDDATWGVFQEGYTERFGADADHVKNPEDLVAAAREGFSMFTVDPSDHVRNLSKLSEREKNEIFEEILRKERIDKIYLGKKYSVLGERLEFDERNLRDAALVYYDAIAHVDMMYQILKEETSDFDFEVSVDETETPTSPLFHIFVVEELRRRDVEFTNLALRFIGEWEKGIDYKGDLGLFEKEIKMHAEIARMFEGYKLSLHSGSDKFSVYPAFSSATDGLFHVKTAGTSYLEAIKVISMVNPALFREIYRCALDHFEEDRRSYHISADLSKVPDVEGVRDEDLPELFKDTNVRQLIHVTYGSVLKDESLKGKIFETLSQNEELFYETVASHIKRHVDLLRGD from the coding sequence ATGGTTTTGCAGGTTTTCAACGAACACTTCGGAAGGGGATACACCGTATACGAGAAATCTTACAGAGAAAAAGAGGGTCTCTCCTTTTTCTTGGCAAAGGGCGAAGAAGGGAAGGTCCTTGTTGTCGTGGGACAAAATGTACCAAGATTTTCGTTTTTCAAAAAGCATCGCGTGAACGGAAAGGAGTTCTTCTTCTGCAAACCAAACCATGAAAATCTTGAGATATTAAGGGGAATCTTTCCCGATCTGAAACCCATCCGAGCAGGATTGAAACCATCCTTTGGAACAGGAGACAGACTCGGTATCACAACACCTGCCCACGTGAGGGCACTGAGGGGTTCTGGTTTGTTTCCCGTTTTTGCCCAGCAGTCTGTGAGAGAAAACGAAAGAACGGGGAGAATATGGAGAAACGTACTTGACGACGCAACTTGGGGAGTGTTCCAGGAGGGATACACAGAAAGGTTTGGAGCGGATGCGGATCATGTGAAAAATCCTGAGGATCTTGTTGCAGCTGCAAGAGAAGGTTTTTCCATGTTCACGGTCGATCCTTCGGACCATGTGAGAAACCTCTCAAAACTCAGTGAGAGAGAGAAGAACGAGATATTTGAAGAGATACTGAGGAAAGAGCGAATCGACAAGATTTACCTTGGAAAAAAGTACTCCGTCCTTGGTGAAAGACTGGAGTTCGATGAAAGAAATCTGAGGGATGCTGCTCTGGTGTATTACGATGCGATCGCTCACGTAGATATGATGTATCAAATTTTGAAAGAAGAAACCTCAGATTTCGACTTCGAGGTTTCCGTTGACGAGACGGAAACACCTACCAGCCCACTGTTCCATATCTTCGTTGTGGAAGAGCTCAGGCGACGAGATGTGGAATTCACCAACCTTGCCCTGAGGTTCATCGGTGAGTGGGAAAAAGGGATCGATTACAAAGGAGACCTTGGGCTGTTCGAGAAAGAGATCAAGATGCACGCCGAGATTGCGAGGATGTTCGAAGGCTACAAGTTGTCTTTACACTCCGGAAGTGACAAGTTCTCCGTTTATCCGGCCTTCTCTTCTGCGACGGACGGTCTTTTCCATGTGAAAACGGCTGGAACGAGCTACCTTGAAGCGATAAAAGTGATCTCGATGGTCAATCCCGCGCTCTTCCGTGAGATCTACAGGTGCGCCCTCGATCATTTCGAAGAGGATAGAAGATCCTACCACATATCTGCCGATCTTTCAAAGGTTCCAGATGTAGAAGGAGTGAGGGATGAAGATCTTCCAGAACTCTTCAAAGATACCAACGTGAGGCAGTTGATCCATGTTACGTACGGTTCCGTCCTCAAAGATGAGTCCCTGAAAGGAAAAATATTTGAAACACTGAGCCAGAACGAAGAACTATTCTACGAAACTGTGGCAAGCCACATAAAAAGACACGTGGATCTTTTGAGGGGTGATTGA
- a CDS encoding SDR family oxidoreductase, whose protein sequence is MIELFDLKGKVALVTGGSRGLGFGIAQGLAEAGCSVIVTSRNLSETSKAAQRLKRDYGVKAVAYQCDVSNYEEVESLMNTIEKEFEKLDVVVNAAGINRRHPAEEFPIDEFRQVIEVNLLGTYYVCREAFRLLKKSDNPSIINIGSLTVEEVTMPNIAAYAASKGGVASLTKALAKEWGKYGIRVNAIAPGWYRTRMTEAVFSDPEKLDYMLKRIPLGRTGVPEDLKGVAVFLASEEARYVTGQIIFVDGGWTAN, encoded by the coding sequence GTGATTGAGTTGTTCGATCTTAAGGGAAAAGTGGCTCTTGTAACCGGCGGCTCCCGTGGTCTGGGATTTGGTATCGCTCAGGGACTGGCAGAGGCTGGCTGTTCGGTGATCGTTACAAGCAGAAACCTTTCAGAGACCTCGAAAGCAGCACAGAGACTGAAGAGAGATTACGGAGTGAAAGCGGTGGCTTACCAATGTGATGTGTCGAATTACGAAGAAGTGGAAAGCTTGATGAACACTATAGAAAAAGAGTTCGAAAAGCTCGATGTGGTGGTCAACGCGGCGGGAATAAACAGAAGGCACCCGGCGGAGGAGTTTCCCATAGATGAGTTCAGACAGGTGATAGAGGTGAATCTTCTTGGGACTTATTACGTGTGCAGAGAGGCCTTTCGTCTTCTCAAAAAGTCAGATAATCCCTCGATCATAAACATCGGTTCTCTCACCGTGGAGGAGGTCACGATGCCGAACATCGCTGCATACGCTGCTTCGAAAGGAGGAGTTGCCTCTCTGACAAAGGCCCTGGCGAAAGAATGGGGAAAGTACGGCATCCGGGTGAACGCCATCGCTCCCGGCTGGTACAGGACAAGGATGACAGAGGCGGTTTTCAGCGATCCGGAGAAACTGGATTACATGCTCAAGAGGATTCCCCTTGGTAGAACGGGTGTCCCAGAAGATCTGAAAGGTGTGGCCGTTTTCCTTGCTTCTGAAGAAGCTCGATATGTGACGGGACAGATTATCTTCGTGGACGGTGGATGGACTGCAAACTGA
- a CDS encoding lactate racemase domain-containing protein, with protein MMVYLEGNPLTEEKIKEGLAKLVNDLGKVKKVLVVHTDYTRVDFTHLIAKNLYKLLSEKGMEEFHTLNASGTHRAMKVEEFEKKLGLSRNDKGVFFHNHEFFNPKALGLVGVLPADFVSEMTEGDLREEIPIKVNRLLFEDFDAIFFINGTVPHESTGFSGGLKIVIPGIASPEVVDTFHWAAVLMGIPKLIGTVDNPARKIINRASEMIFQKIKSRSFTLNMVYEEEEEVIPRALYIDEGYEGFLRAYEKACELSSTLHVKYIDRPLKRAVQVIGEEYDEVWTAGKGSYKLQRPGVMAKGGQIIIYAPHIKKFHSNPQMDKWIREIGYHCKDYVKWYLKRHPDFNKNVAAHVINVRGAGTFDPETGKEEFEFDVILATSIPEDECKVVNLGYMDPSKVRKEDFMDEDSLWIEPGGKYLYDLRERKG; from the coding sequence ATGATGGTGTATTTGGAAGGAAATCCGCTAACCGAAGAGAAAATAAAGGAAGGACTTGCAAAACTTGTAAACGACCTGGGAAAGGTGAAAAAAGTCTTGGTTGTCCACACAGATTACACCCGTGTGGATTTCACCCACCTGATTGCAAAAAATCTCTACAAGTTGCTCTCGGAAAAAGGTATGGAGGAGTTTCACACGCTCAACGCAAGCGGCACGCACAGGGCAATGAAAGTGGAGGAGTTCGAAAAAAAACTGGGGCTCTCAAGAAATGACAAGGGAGTTTTCTTCCACAACCACGAGTTCTTCAATCCGAAAGCACTAGGACTCGTTGGAGTGCTTCCAGCCGATTTTGTCTCCGAAATGACCGAAGGAGATCTGAGGGAAGAGATACCAATAAAGGTGAACAGGCTTCTCTTTGAAGATTTCGATGCGATCTTCTTCATAAACGGTACCGTTCCTCACGAATCAACGGGTTTTTCAGGTGGATTGAAGATCGTCATTCCAGGAATAGCGAGTCCCGAGGTGGTGGACACGTTCCACTGGGCTGCTGTACTCATGGGTATCCCGAAACTCATAGGTACAGTGGACAATCCCGCACGAAAGATCATAAATCGTGCTTCAGAGATGATCTTCCAGAAGATCAAATCAAGATCCTTCACCCTGAACATGGTCTATGAGGAAGAAGAAGAGGTGATCCCGAGGGCACTCTATATCGATGAGGGATATGAGGGCTTTTTGAGAGCGTACGAAAAAGCGTGTGAGCTCAGCTCGACATTACATGTGAAGTACATAGACCGCCCTCTCAAAAGAGCTGTTCAGGTGATCGGAGAAGAATACGACGAAGTCTGGACGGCCGGGAAGGGTTCTTACAAACTCCAAAGACCCGGTGTGATGGCCAAAGGAGGCCAGATCATCATCTATGCACCTCATATAAAAAAATTCCACTCCAACCCGCAGATGGACAAATGGATCAGGGAAATCGGATATCACTGTAAAGACTATGTGAAGTGGTATCTGAAAAGGCATCCCGATTTCAACAAGAACGTTGCGGCGCACGTGATCAACGTGAGGGGAGCGGGAACGTTCGATCCAGAGACAGGGAAGGAGGAGTTCGAATTCGACGTGATCCTGGCAACGTCCATTCCCGAAGACGAATGCAAGGTTGTAAACCTGGGCTACATGGATCCTTCAAAGGTCAGAAAAGAGGATTTCATGGACGAAGATTCTCTCTGGATAGAACCCGGCGGGAAATATCTTTACGATTTGAGGGAGAGGAAAGGATGA
- a CDS encoding gluconokinase codes for MIAAIDIGTESARLVFKFNGEWKVLKKSYRISFPSPEAVEQDPEEILSAVYSLLKQIPKEGNVLHVGMSSVFHSVVGLDEDFDPVTPLLNWADRRSFREKEELEKKYGTRFFYERTACPLHPMYWPSKILWMKRNSNARKFCSIKSYVVKKLTGRFVEELSLASGTGMMNVHTLDWDEEILSIAGVEREMLPELASPYTRVKMKNEVAKELGYKEAYFVLGGGDGVMTNVGANAMDPNSATVTIGTSGAFRVVLDRPVIDQEGISTWCYLIDEQNYVLGGAINNGGIVLMWLKDVMKFDGYEEIIEEAKKSPIGANGLVFLPFLNGERAPHWRERYRGVLVGLTSSHRKSDIARAALEGICFRIKDIYNAVKRVGDVDPVRIVATGGFTSSPYWVQLLSDVLGKSITVTSVENPSAFGAYVMALKSLGEDVTGFLEHELGTKKVFRHDPGKNFQYEKLYEDYRYLYEKLVDYFYRE; via the coding sequence ATGATAGCAGCCATCGATATTGGAACAGAGAGCGCTCGCCTCGTGTTCAAGTTCAACGGTGAGTGGAAAGTTCTGAAGAAATCCTACAGAATCTCTTTTCCCTCTCCAGAGGCAGTGGAGCAGGACCCAGAAGAGATCTTGTCAGCCGTTTACAGCCTTTTGAAGCAGATCCCAAAGGAAGGAAATGTTTTGCATGTCGGTATGAGCTCTGTTTTTCACAGCGTGGTTGGGCTCGATGAAGATTTTGACCCCGTCACACCCCTTCTGAACTGGGCAGATAGAAGATCTTTCAGAGAAAAAGAGGAACTCGAGAAAAAATACGGTACAAGGTTTTTCTATGAGAGAACAGCATGTCCTCTTCATCCTATGTACTGGCCTTCCAAGATACTCTGGATGAAGAGAAACTCGAATGCAAGGAAGTTTTGCTCCATAAAGTCTTACGTTGTGAAAAAGCTGACAGGAAGGTTCGTGGAAGAACTTTCCCTTGCTTCCGGAACCGGAATGATGAACGTGCATACTCTGGACTGGGATGAGGAGATACTCAGCATCGCAGGCGTGGAAAGAGAAATGCTACCAGAACTTGCCTCACCTTACACTCGGGTGAAGATGAAAAACGAGGTAGCAAAAGAACTGGGGTATAAAGAAGCGTACTTTGTCCTCGGCGGTGGAGATGGTGTGATGACGAATGTAGGAGCGAACGCGATGGATCCGAACTCTGCCACCGTAACGATCGGAACAAGCGGTGCGTTCCGTGTGGTTCTGGATAGACCTGTGATAGATCAAGAAGGCATCTCCACGTGGTGCTACCTGATCGATGAGCAAAATTATGTGCTCGGAGGAGCGATAAACAACGGTGGAATTGTGTTGATGTGGTTGAAGGACGTTATGAAGTTCGACGGCTACGAGGAGATCATAGAGGAAGCCAAGAAGTCCCCGATTGGGGCAAACGGCCTCGTTTTTCTTCCCTTCCTCAACGGAGAAAGGGCACCACACTGGAGAGAAAGGTACAGGGGAGTTCTGGTGGGGCTCACTTCCTCCCATAGGAAGAGCGACATCGCACGAGCTGCGCTGGAAGGGATCTGTTTCAGGATAAAGGACATATACAACGCGGTGAAAAGAGTGGGAGACGTGGATCCTGTTCGGATCGTTGCAACAGGAGGTTTCACCAGCTCACCCTATTGGGTTCAGCTTCTCTCAGATGTGCTGGGAAAAAGCATCACGGTTACGAGCGTGGAGAATCCTTCGGCCTTCGGCGCTTACGTGATGGCTCTGAAGTCTCTGGGGGAAGACGTAACGGGCTTTCTTGAGCATGAGCTGGGAACGAAGAAGGTCTTCCGTCACGATCCGGGGAAAAATTTCCAGTACGAAAAGCTCTACGAAGATTACCGGTATCTCTACGAAAAACTTGTGGATTACTTTTACAGGGAGTAG